In one window of Vulpes vulpes isolate BD-2025 chromosome 1, VulVul3, whole genome shotgun sequence DNA:
- the SOD2 gene encoding superoxide dismutase [Mn], mitochondrial encodes MLSRAALSTSRTLVPALGCLGSRQKHSLPDLPYDYGALEPHINAQIMQLHHSKHHAAYVNNLNTIEEKYLEALEKGDVTAQIALQPGLKFNGGGHINHSIFWTNLSPKGGGEPKGELLEAIKRDFGSFDKFKEKLTTVSVGVQGSGWGWLGFNKEQGRLQIAACFNQDPLQGTTGLIPLLGIDVWEHAYYLQYKNVRPDYLKAIWNVINWENVTERYMACKK; translated from the exons ATGTTGTCCCGGGCGGCGCTCAG CACGAGCAGGACGCTGGTGCCGGCGCTGGGGTGTCTGGGGTCCCGGCAGAAGCACAGCCTCCCCGACCTGCCGTACGATTATGGCGCCCTGGAGCCTCACATCAACGCCCAGATCATGCAGCTGCACCACAGCAAGCACCACGCCGCCTACGTGAACAACCTGAACACCATCGAGGAGAAGTATCTGGAGGCGCTGGAGAAGG GTGATGTTACAGCTCAGATAGCTCTTCAGCCTGGGCTCAAGTTCAATGGAGGAGGTCATATCAATCATTCCATCTTCTGGACAAACCTGAGCCCTAAGGGTGGTGGAGAACCAAAAG GGGAATTGCTGGAAGCCATCAAACGTGATTTTGGTTCCTTCGACAAATTTAAGGAGAAGTTGACCACTGTATCCGTCGGTGTCCAAGGCTCAGGTTGGGGTTGGCTTGGTTTCAATAAGGAGCAGGGACGCTTGCAGATTGCTGCTTGTTTTAACCAGGATCCCCTGCAAGGAACAACAG GTCTTATTCCACTACTGGGGATCGATGTGTGGGAGCATGCTTATTACCTTCAGTATAAAAATGTCAGACCGGATTATCTAAAAGCTATTTGGAATGTAATCAACTGGGAGAATGTAACCGAGAGATACATGGCTTgcaaaaagtaa